ACAGCCATCGCAATCGTGGTGGCTTTGAGCGTGCTTTCCCGCCCGGCCAATGTCTCGTCGACAATGAACAGAAGCATCTCGCGGCGCCGGACACTTGCCTGAAAAGCCCTGTCATTCAGGATCCGTTCAAGTTGCTTGCGGATCTCCTGATCTGTCACCGGGCGGTCTGTCGTCTCGTGTCGCTTGGGCACCTTTGGAACTCACTCTGCTGCGTCATGGACTTCGACACGCGGGAAGGGATAACACGGTAGGTCGTCTGCCAAAACTCACATCAACCGGCGTTCTCCTACGTAAACTACATGTAGGAACGTAGGTCTGCGCGCCGCCCTATGGTCTTTGAAGGCAACAAGGCGAGGCAGATGGACGGTTTCCTTCAACAACTTGCAAAGCAGCATCCGGAGCACAGCAGGGAAATACAGCGCCTCATGGGCCAGAGTGCGAGCTTTCGTGCGGTTTGCGAAGACATTGCAATCACCAACGACGCCATCCTGCGCTGGTGCGACTTCCCGGAACGCCTAAAGGAGTACGAAGACATCCGGGCAGGCCTGTTGGAGGAATTCTGGTCACACCTAAACTCGGTAAGAAATCGTTGATTAAACCTTTCTCAAAGCGTCTGCTACATCGCTCATCGGAAGGTAGTTTTGGAAGGATATTGGCAAGATGATCAAAGTGTTATGGCGGCAAGCGGCGCAAGCTCTCCGGAGAGGTGGCAGGCCTGAAAGCCCATTGCGCTCCACGGCCTGCGCCCTTTGCCTTGCACCGATTGTTGCTCTTGCGGCACCTGCCAGCGCGCAGGAAGCGACAGCGGAGATCAACAACGGCACGAACCCGACCCTGCTGACCACGCAGTTCGGCGTGCAATACCAGTTCAACCAGATCGATTCGAGCCTGAACACGGGCCTGTTCGAAGCCTTTTTCACCAAGCCCTTTGGCGAGGCCGGAACGCGTGCCCTGCGGTTCACGGTGCCGGGGTCCGACAGCCCGTTCAACTCGAACCCGGTCTATGGGGGAACGGCCCGTGACGATTTCACACTGGGCGACATCAGCATCACCTATATCGATGTGTTCTACCTGACGGAGAGAAACGGCTCCGCCTTCACCTTCGAGCTGTTTCTGGACACGGCCACAACCGATACCGCTGGCTATGGCCAGTTCGTTGGCGAAACCTCCATCTTCTACGCTTGGTTCCTGGACAACGGCGCGATCTTCGCGCCAGCCTGGGTGCAGACGTTCGGGCTGGAAGGCGGAAATGATGCTGGCCGGGACGTCAACACGACGACGATCGATTTCTACTACGTGCCCAAGCTCAAGAACCCGAAGTACTACCTGACGTTCGACCCGGCCATCATCCACGACTGGGAAACAGGCGATACCTTCGGCAGCCTGCAGGTCACCGCTGGGATGTTGACAGGCAAAGCCTTTGGCGGCGACAGTCAGGTATTCATCAAACCCGGTGTTCTGATCGGAAAGGATCGACCCGCCGAATGGTCCCTGCAGGTTGGCTACAAGGTCCTCAATTTCTAGCACAGACCTCCGGCCACCAAAGCCAGCACGACACACATAACCACTCTGTCCTTTTCAACACACGTAAGGATCCCCAATGCGTAACAAGACCTTAACCCTGCTGATGTGCACGACGATGGCAACCACTCCGGCCGTTGTCCTCGCCCATGAAGACAATCACGCCATCATCCCGGCGGGCGTTGTGGGAGAGATCGAAACCACGACCACCAAGATGAAGTTCGACAACGTGCTGTTCCGCGGCGCGCAGGTGTTCAACGGCTGTGACGACGGTTTGGTGGAAAGTGATGTGCTTGTCAGCGGACAGCTGATTTCCCGCGTTGCCCCCGGCCTTGAAGCGCCAGAGGGGGCGTTCGTGATCGAAGCCGAGGGCCGCACGCTGATGCCCGGCCTGATCGACAACCACTGGCATGGTGTTTTCGCCGAAGCAACCATTGCCCAGCTCGCCTTGACCGGCGAGGGTTACTGGAACCTGCTGGCTGCAAAAGCGTCCAACAACGCGTTGAACCGCGGGTTCACAACCCTGCGCGACGTTGCCGGTCCGATGTTCGATATCGCGCGCGCGACGAATGAAGGTTTAATCGATGGCCCACGGATCTTCCCGTCAGGTCCGGCGCTGTCCATCACCGCAGGCCACCAGGATTTCCGCATCACGCGCGATGTGCCCACCCCGCTCGGTGAATTGCACTCCTTCGAGGAGGGCAACATGTTCTACCTCGCCGACGGTATCCCCGCCGTGCTGAAACGTGTGCGCGAAAACCTGATGCAGGGCGCAACCCACATCAAACTGATGGCCGGTGGCGGCGTGACGTCCTCCTATGACCCGATCCACGTGATCCAGTTTACCGATGACGAATTCCAGGCGGCTGTGGAAGCCACCGAAGCCTGGGGCACCTACGTCACGACCCACGCGATCAACAATGAAGCCGTGCTCCATTCGATCGAAAACGGCGCTAGGGCCGTTGAACACGGCCACATGGCCACCCGCGAAACGCTGGAGTTGATGAAGGAGAAAGACGTCTGGCTCTCCATGCAACCCTTCATGGACGATGAAGACGCGCCCGCATTGAACGAGTTCCAGAAAGCAAAGTACAAATTCGTCACCGACGGGACGGACTTTGTTTACAAAACCGCCAAGGAACTCGGGCTGAAAATCGCCTTCGGAACCGACACGCTCTTCAGCGCGGATCTTGCCAAACGTCAGGGGGCCGTTCTCGCCAAGATGGAGCGGTGGTTCACCCCCTATGAAACGCTGAAAATGGCAACCTGCGACAACGCCGAACTTCTGAAAATGTCGGAGAAAGTGACACCCTACCCGCTCGGCCCGCTCGGTGTGATCGAAGAAGGTGCTTACGCCGATATCCTCCTTATCGACGGCAATCCGCTGGAGGATCTGCAACTCATTGCTGACGCAAAGGCCAACTTCGACGTGATCATGAAAGATGGTGTGATCTACAAGTACGATATGGACTAACACAACCGGAATGCCCGGGGCCATGAAAACGGCCTTTGGCCCCGGCAACACGCTCCCTTGGCCATGCTGCATGGGGAAAGCGAGCCAATTGATTAAGATCGAAAGAGACTTCGCATGTTCACCATTGGTGCCCAGCAGCACAACTCTCGCGCCTTGTTGTCCGTTTCGCGGCTCCTGCCATTCGTGGCCGCACTCGCACTGCCGTTTGAAGTTCACGCCGAAGCCGGGACCCTAACCGACTGGCAGGACTTGGCGCCAGCCGTCGAGGCGTTTGAGGATCCTTTTCTCGGCCTCACGTACAGGCAGAAGGATGATCTGCGCATCGTGCTGAAAGCCTCAGTGGAAAGCGGCGATGCGGATCAGGCGCAATCTGCATCAGAAGCGAGGGCCCGGCTGCAATCCGTGGGTCTGGACGCCGATACCCTGCTTCAGCAACGGCTCGTTGTCATGGAAAAGCGGCGCGCGCGGGATACGGGCGTTACCGAGGAATTCCTTGGTCAGGATGTCGTGGTTGATGGCTATGTCCTGCCGCTTGCCTCACGAGATGGGCGCGTCACCAGCTTTCTGCTCGTTCCCTGGGTCGGGGCCTGCATCCACACGCCCGCCCCGCCCCCGAACCAGATGATCCGAGTTGACGTGGCCGAGGGGATCAAGGCCTCCGAAACGTTCCACGCGATCCGGCTTCAGGGCGTACTGCAGCACAAACCCTCCGTCAGCAATCTGTTTTTGGTGGACGGCCAGAGCCTCGTGGAAGCCTCCTACGCACTTGAATCTGCCGAGGTCTGGACGGAAACGAACTAGCCGCCTCCCAGGAAGACAGCGCGCGGATGCAAGCACCGCCTGCCCCGTTTCAACCGCTTGACACACCAAGGCGGGTTCCGTGAGCATAAGCAGGACTGGCCGAGCGGAAGGCCTTGGTGAGCCGGGACGAAAGCATGAAACCATCCACCGTTGTTGCCCCGGACTGGTTCAAGATCATTGTCGGGTTTCCCTTCGTCGTCGCGATGCTTTGGTTCGGGCAGGATTTGCTCAAGCTGCTTGCGATTGCCTTCCTGATCTTCGTCTTGGCCACGGCCTTCACCGATCGACTTGCCAAACTCACGATTGCCGGCCGTCAAATTCCAGATTGGGGCGCGCATGGCGTTGCCTTGCTGATCATCGTTTCGGCTTTGTGGCTCTTCGCTGTCATCTCCTCGGCTGCGGCAGAGGAGATCATCGAGGCCTTTCCCAAGTACCAGGCCCGCCTCGGCGATCTTTTGCTTCAATTGGAAGGCCTGCTCGGGGAACAGGCTGTCGAGGCGATCCAGAATGCCGCCTCGGGCCTGCAGATCGGCTCTTTATTGGCATTTCTGGCCGGTGGCCTCGTCGGAAGCCTCGCGCAGGTCTCACTCCTCACGCTTTACATTCTATTTCTGCTTGTTGAACGCTCGGATTGGCAGAAGAAGATCAGCCTGCTTTCCTCTGCCGATCCGCACTCCCCGGACATCGCCGTCATCGTCCGCCGCGCAGCCGCCGGTGTGAAGGATTACATGTGGGTCAATGCTGTCACCAGCGCGATGAGCGGAACCGTGGCCTACGTCGTATTCCGGGCGATCGGGCTCGATTTCGCCGCCTTCCTTGCCATCATGATCTTCCTTGTCGGCTTCATCCCCAACATCGGAGCCTTCATCGGCATCGTGCTGCCCTCCCTCGTGGCCCTCGCCCAGTTTGAAAGCCTCTGGCCGTTTCTGGCCGTGATCTTCATATACGGCGGCTCCGACCAGTTGATCAGCCAAGTCGTCACCCCGACGATGCAGGGCAAATCCCTGAACATGAGTATTTTCATGATCACCGTGTCGCTCGTGTTCTGGTCCCTGCTCTGGGGCGGCCTCGGCGCGTTTCTGGCTGTCCCGCTGACCGTGATTGTGCTTGTCATCGCCTCCGAGGTGCCAAGTCTGCGCTGGCTGGCCGTGCTGCTTTCGAGGGACGGAGATATATCGAACGCACACTAGTCGTTTTCTTTGCCGCTCGAGGCTACGCGTTTCCCATCGGCTTGGAACCGACGACGTCCCTCTGTGCGCAACGCCTTGAAACAAATGCGCCGACCGGTTGCGGGCCACCGGGCATTTTCACCCGTGCCCTGCATGTGCCCTCAATCCCAAAGCGCAGAGGCCGTCATCGTGCCTTTGGCGTTGGCGAGGTGGGTCTGAAAGGCGGCTTCGGCGGCGGCGGTGTCGCCGGCTTCCAGGGCGCGGATGATGGCGAGGTGCTCGATCAGGGCGGCGCGGTTGCGCTCCTTTTCGTTGCCGCGATTCCAGCGGTAGTGGTAGTGAAACACCATCGCCACGATCTCGTAGAAATCCGACATGAAGCGGTTGTTGTAATACTCGATCAGCGTGCGGTGGAAGCGTTCATCCAGCCGTGGGAAGGCGAGGTAATCCGCGTCAATCCGCGCGAGGATCTCTTCGTGGGCCGGGGCCAGCGCGATCAGCTGCTGCCAGGCGGGCGCACCGCTGCCGCCTTCCAGCAGGCGGCGGAAGGCGCGGCGCTCGAACATCTCGCGCACCTCGAACAGCTCCTCGGCGAAATCGCGGGTGAAGCCGCGCAGCATCCACGAGCGGTTGCGCTCCTTGGTGATTAGCCCGAAGCGGGAAAACTTGATCAGAAACTCGCGGATCACGGTGGAGCTGACGTCAAAACGCTTTTTCAACTCGCTCTCATGCAGCGCCGTGCCGGGGGCGAGATCGCTGTTGAGCACATACTCCATGAACTGGGAGGACACCCGATCCGTCGCGGAAGCGGTTTCGGATTTGCCGAAGTAATCGGCCTTTACCGGCGCGCGCAGCACCTCCTTGCGCCGCCCTTCCCAGGTGATGATCCCGGCCTCGTCCAGCCCGGTGAGGATCGCGCGCACGGTGGTGCGGCTGACGTCCAGCTCCGCGGCCAGCGCGCTTTCGGTGGGAAGCGTGCCGTTCACACCGAGCCCGGCCACCAGCCGCAGGGCCTGATTGTAGCTCTCCTTGAAGGTGCTGCTATCCCGCGACATGCCTGAAAACCCTATACCTTGGCGCGCAACCTATCGCCTTGCCTCAAGAAAAGTCCAGACCGCGCGGCTACATGACGCCGAAGGTGGCGAAGGCCTCCTGGCTGCTCATCCCGGCGCGAATGGCCGTGGCCACGCGGTTTTCCGTGGCCGCTTTCTCAAAAGCCGCTGCGATGGCCTCCGCTTCTACGTCGCGGGGCACGATCAGCACGCCCTCATCATCGGCCACGATCAGATCGCCGTTTTGCACCTGCACCGCGCCGATCTGGATCGGGGTGCGGAAATCCAGCACCTTGCCGCGCACGCCCTGATCCTGCGCGTAAGCCCCGCGCGAAAACACCGGAAAGCCGAGGCTGCGGATCTCACTGGTATCGCGCACGTAGCCGTCCAGAATGGCCCCTGCCGCACCCAGCACCTGCGCCCGGGTGGACATCAGACCGCCCCAGAGCGCGAAGTCCAGCGAGGCCCCGGAGGCGATGTAGATCTCGCCCGGTTTCAGATCGTCCAGCGCCTGAAACATCACACCGAAGGGCTGATCGGCCAGCGGGCCAGCGCCAGCGCCTTCCGGATAGGCGGCCTCCAGCACGGGCATGGCGCGGCCCACCAGCCGCTGGCCCGGCTGTAGCGGCGCGAGGCCGGGGGGCAGGAACTGGTGACGGTGGCCCATGACGTCCAGCACGTCGCCGATAACGGCGGTGAACAGCTCGTTGCGGATGCGGGGGAAAAGTGCTGCGTCTTCCATGGTGTCAGAACCCCGTTGCCCCGCCGCCGTCCACCAGCAGCACCTGACCGTTGATGTATTTCGCGGCGGGCGAGGAGAGGAAGGCGCAGGCCCAGCCGATGTCTTCGGGCTGCCCCAGCGCCTGCATCGGGATGCGGCCAAGGATCTTCTGCTGGCGGGGCAGATCGCCCTGCGTGGCCTTGCGGTAAAGCTCAGTGTCGATCCAGCCCGGCGCGACGCCATTGACACGGATCCCCCGCGCGGCGAACTCCGCCGAAAGCCCGCGCACCACGCCGTTGATCGCGGTTTTGGCAATCGTGTAGCCATGCACCATTGGCTGGCCGATATAGGCCGTCATCGATGAGATAAAGCAGATCGAACCGGGGCGCGCCGCCGCCAGATTGCGGCGGATCACGTAGCGGCTGAGCTCCAGCGCCCCGCGCACGTGGACATCGAACACCGCGTCGAAATCGGCGATACTGCTTTCCTCGAAAGGCTTTTTCAGCGTGTTGCCAGCGTTGTTGATCAGAATGTCGATGGGGCCATGGGCCTCGGTGAGCGCGGCCTCGAACGCGGCGATGGCGCCGATGTCGGTGATGTCCAGCAGCGCCGTGGCACAGACCGGGCCGATCTCGGCGGCGGTAGCCTCCAGCACATCGGCGCGCCGTCCGGCGATGATCACCTTTGCACCGCTGGCGGCAAGGCACTGCGCGATGGCCTTGCCAATGCCGGAGCCGCCGCCCGTCACGAGGGCTGTTTTGCCCGAAAGGCCGTAGATCTGGTCAAGCGGTTGCGGGGCCATCGGAGCCTCCTTTGCCAAAGTCGATGAGAATCTTGAAGGTTTCGTCCCGCTGGGCGAGCCAGTAATCGAAGGCCTCAAGGGCCTGCACGAAGGGGAAGACCTTGGAAATCAGCAGATCGGCCACTTGGGGCTGCTTCGTCAGGACGGCGATCACGGCGTCGAAATCCGCAGGCAGCGCGTTGCGCGAGCCGCGAATGTCGAGCTCTTTCAGGTTGAAGAACTTCGTGTCATAGGCCACCTCACCACGCGTGTAGCCGATATAAACAATGCGCCCGGTGAAAGGGGCCAGGTCGACGGCAAGGCGGAAGGTCTGGGCGACACCCGCGGCCTCGATCACCACATCGGCCCCCTGCCCTTCGGTCAGATCCAGCACTTCCTGCGCCAGATCCACCTCAAGAGGGTTCAGCACCGCCTGCGCGCCCAGTTTGCGCAGGGTTTCGGATTTGGCGGCGGAAATCTCGCTGACGATGACCTTGGCCCCGCGCGCCTGCGCGCCAAGGATCGCGCCCACGCCGATCATGCCGCCGCCCAGAACAAGCACGGTATCACCAGCGGAAACCTGACCGCGCGCCACGGCGTGGAAACCCACTGAAAGCGGCTCCACCAGCGGCAGAAGGCGATCGGGCAGCGCCTCGGTGAGGATCAGACGGCTTTGCGGCACGGTGATGCGATCACAGAGCCCGCCATCACGCTGCACGCCGAGGGTCTGGTTGAACTGGCAAGCATTGGGGCGATCCCGCTTGCAGGCCGGGCATTGGCCACAGGCCGTATAGGGGTTGATCACGACGCGCGCGCCGGGGCGAAATTCCGGCGCAACGCCTGCGCCGACGGAAAGGATGCGCCCGCCGATCTCGTGGCCGGGCACGCGGGGCAGATCCACCAACGGGTTCGCGCCGGTAAAGGTGCTCAGATCGCTGCCGCAGAGCCCCACGTGGCAGACATCCACCAAGACCTCGCCTTCGCCGGGCTCCGGGCTGGGGCTGTCGCGGAAGGCGGTGTGGCCGATCCTGTCGATGACCAGCGCTTTCATTCCTGTGGATGTCTTTGCGGGGGCGTTCATTCCGGGCCTTTCCGGGCGTCGTCAAGGTGGGGAGAAAGGCGGGGGGCGGTCAGGCCGCCCGCGCCGGTGTTTAAAGGCCCAGATGGGCCGAGAGGGTTATTGGAACTCCGCCACGTTGTCGGCGGTGATCAGGATGCCGTCGATCGGCACCACGGCCGGGACGGCCTCGCCCTTGATCACGGCAAGCAGGTTGCGCACCGATTCCGCGCCCATGCGGGTGTTGTCCTGCTTGATCGTGGCCGTTTGTTCGCCTTCACCGATGGCCACGAGGTTGGCCGGGTTGCCGTCGAAACCGACGATCACCAGCTTGTCGAGCTTGCCAAGCGCCTTGGCCGCAGAGACAGCCGCCAGTGCGCCCGGATCCCAGGCCGAGAAGATCGCGGTGATCTCGGGATCGGACTGAAGGAAGTTCGTGGTGGTCTCAAAGGCGCAGGCGTCCTGCCAGTCGCAGATGTGGAAAATCACTTCATGGCCAGCGGCTTCTGCGGCGTTCTTCACGCCGTCGCGGCGGGCATTGCCTGTCTGGTGGCCAGCGGAACCGCCGAGGATCAGCACCTTGCCGCCCTCGATCTGGGAGACAATGAAATCGCCTGCGATGCCGGCTGCGGCGAGGTTGTCGGTCTGCACGAGGCTCGAAATGTGGGAGTGATCAATGCCCGTATCCACGGCGACAACCGGGATGCCCTTGGCGGCGGCTGCATCGAGTGAGGCGTCAAAGGCGCGGTTGTCCACGGAGCCGATGATGATGCCATCCACGCCCATGTCGATGGCGCGGTCCACAGCGTCTTTCTGGGCGGCAGAATCGGGCGAAGAGGCCGTCATATCGATGAACTCGACACCCATCGCCTTGGCTTCCTCGGCGGCGGCATTGGCGACGCCGATCCAGAAGGTGTTGTCGGTGGAATAGCCGGTGTAGGCGACGCGCAGATCGGCGGCGAAGGTGGCCGTTGTAGCCATCAGCGAGAGCGCCGTGGCCGCGGCGGCGGCCTTCAGTTTGGTCAGTGTCATTTTGGTCTCCTCCAAGGTGGTGATAGGCCCCCTTTTGCCGGGGGTATTCTCCTGCGCGGTGGGATTACCGCGTGGATCTGCGCCAGACGTCCCAGTAGACGGCGGCGATGATGATGAGCCCGATGGCGATGCGCTGATAGGAGGTGCCGACACCGAGGTAAGAGAGCCCCACGGTGATCGTCTGCATGATGAGCATGCCGATCAGCGTCTTGCCGACGCCCCCGCGCCCGCCAAAGAGGCTGGTGCCCCCGATGACAACAGCGGCGATGGCGAAAAGCTCGTAGCTCTGGCCGCGAGCGGGCATGGCGAAGTTCAGCTTGGCGACCTCCATGATCGCCGCCAGCGCTGCCAGCGCCCCGCCCAGCATGTAGTAGTAGACGCGGCTTTTCTTCACCGGCACGCCCGCCAGCCGGGCGACTTCGGCATTGCCCCCGATGGCGAAAGCGCGCAGGCCGAGGCGGGTTTTGGTGAGGAAGAGCCCTGTCAGGATCGCGGCGGCAAACATGATCGCCATGGGCACCATGTAGCCTGCACCGATGCTCTGGAAGGCCTCGGGAAAGCGCGAAAGATCGCGCCCGCTTGCAAGGATTTCCGCGAGCCCCTTGTAGGCGGTCAGCCCGCCCAGCGTAACGATGAAGGCCGGCACGCCGGTGGCCACCTGAATGAGGCCGTTCAGTGCCCCAAGCCCGGCCCCGATGCCAAGCCCGGCAACCACGGCCAGCGCGACGGGAAGCTCCATTTCGGCCAGGAAAATCCCCACCGAAACGCCGACCACGGCAAAGATCGAGCCGACGGACAGATCGAGCCCGCCCGAGATCAGCACCACCGTGGTGCCGCAGGCCAGCACCGCGAGGATGGAGGCCTGCCCGAAGATCGAGAGAAGCGTGTCAAAGCTGCGAAACGGCGGCGAGAGCACGAAGAATACCAGATAGATCAGCGCCAGCGCGGCGATCACCTGCCAGACCTGCATGACCTCATGGCGCAGCCGCTCCAGCCAGCGCGAGGTGGCGCCGGGGTTGGATACGGCGGTGGAACTGTTTTGCGCCTCAGCCATGGTTGGCACCTCCGGTCTTGTCGCCGGCAATGGTGCCGGTGATCAGCCCCACCAGCGTGTCGCCATCCACCTCGCTCACCTTGCGCACGGCGCTCAGGCGACCAAGGCGCAGCACCATCACGCGGTCGCAGTAGTTGAGCACATGCTGCATGTTGTGGGTGATCATGATCACCGAAAGCCCGTGATCCTTGAGCGAGCGCACCAGATCCATTGCCATCTGGCTTTCGCGCACGCCAAGCGCCGCCGTCGGCTCATCGAGGATCGCCACGCGTTTGCCGAACATCACGGTTTTCGAGAGCGCCACAGCCTGCCGCTGACCACCGGAAAAGGCCTGCGCGTCACGGTAGATGTCCGCGATGCGGATATCGAGCTTGCCGAAGAGCGCGCGGATCTCGGCGTCCATCTTGCGGAAGTCCACCACGCCGAACAGGCGGCCCAGCCAATCGTCGCGCAGGATCTCGCGGCCCAGAAACACGTTCTGGGTGATCGAGA
The sequence above is drawn from the Pseudoruegeria sp. SHC-113 genome and encodes:
- a CDS encoding metal-dependent hydrolase family protein, producing MRNKTLTLLMCTTMATTPAVVLAHEDNHAIIPAGVVGEIETTTTKMKFDNVLFRGAQVFNGCDDGLVESDVLVSGQLISRVAPGLEAPEGAFVIEAEGRTLMPGLIDNHWHGVFAEATIAQLALTGEGYWNLLAAKASNNALNRGFTTLRDVAGPMFDIARATNEGLIDGPRIFPSGPALSITAGHQDFRITRDVPTPLGELHSFEEGNMFYLADGIPAVLKRVRENLMQGATHIKLMAGGGVTSSYDPIHVIQFTDDEFQAAVEATEAWGTYVTTHAINNEAVLHSIENGARAVEHGHMATRETLELMKEKDVWLSMQPFMDDEDAPALNEFQKAKYKFVTDGTDFVYKTAKELGLKIAFGTDTLFSADLAKRQGAVLAKMERWFTPYETLKMATCDNAELLKMSEKVTPYPLGPLGVIEEGAYADILLIDGNPLEDLQLIADAKANFDVIMKDGVIYKYDMD
- a CDS encoding DUF3299 domain-containing protein yields the protein MFTIGAQQHNSRALLSVSRLLPFVAALALPFEVHAEAGTLTDWQDLAPAVEAFEDPFLGLTYRQKDDLRIVLKASVESGDADQAQSASEARARLQSVGLDADTLLQQRLVVMEKRRARDTGVTEEFLGQDVVVDGYVLPLASRDGRVTSFLLVPWVGACIHTPAPPPNQMIRVDVAEGIKASETFHAIRLQGVLQHKPSVSNLFLVDGQSLVEASYALESAEVWTETN
- a CDS encoding AI-2E family transporter → MKPSTVVAPDWFKIIVGFPFVVAMLWFGQDLLKLLAIAFLIFVLATAFTDRLAKLTIAGRQIPDWGAHGVALLIIVSALWLFAVISSAAAEEIIEAFPKYQARLGDLLLQLEGLLGEQAVEAIQNAASGLQIGSLLAFLAGGLVGSLAQVSLLTLYILFLLVERSDWQKKISLLSSADPHSPDIAVIVRRAAAGVKDYMWVNAVTSAMSGTVAYVVFRAIGLDFAAFLAIMIFLVGFIPNIGAFIGIVLPSLVALAQFESLWPFLAVIFIYGGSDQLISQVVTPTMQGKSLNMSIFMITVSLVFWSLLWGGLGAFLAVPLTVIVLVIASEVPSLRWLAVLLSRDGDISNAH
- a CDS encoding GntR family transcriptional regulator; this encodes MSRDSSTFKESYNQALRLVAGLGVNGTLPTESALAAELDVSRTTVRAILTGLDEAGIITWEGRRKEVLRAPVKADYFGKSETASATDRVSSQFMEYVLNSDLAPGTALHESELKKRFDVSSTVIREFLIKFSRFGLITKERNRSWMLRGFTRDFAEELFEVREMFERRAFRRLLEGGSGAPAWQQLIALAPAHEEILARIDADYLAFPRLDERFHRTLIEYYNNRFMSDFYEIVAMVFHYHYRWNRGNEKERNRAALIEHLAIIRALEAGDTAAAEAAFQTHLANAKGTMTASALWD
- a CDS encoding RraA family protein; this translates as MEDAALFPRIRNELFTAVIGDVLDVMGHRHQFLPPGLAPLQPGQRLVGRAMPVLEAAYPEGAGAGPLADQPFGVMFQALDDLKPGEIYIASGASLDFALWGGLMSTRAQVLGAAGAILDGYVRDTSEIRSLGFPVFSRGAYAQDQGVRGKVLDFRTPIQIGAVQVQNGDLIVADDEGVLIVPRDVEAEAIAAAFEKAATENRVATAIRAGMSSQEAFATFGVM
- a CDS encoding SDR family NAD(P)-dependent oxidoreductase; its protein translation is MAPQPLDQIYGLSGKTALVTGGGSGIGKAIAQCLAASGAKVIIAGRRADVLEATAAEIGPVCATALLDITDIGAIAAFEAALTEAHGPIDILINNAGNTLKKPFEESSIADFDAVFDVHVRGALELSRYVIRRNLAAARPGSICFISSMTAYIGQPMVHGYTIAKTAINGVVRGLSAEFAARGIRVNGVAPGWIDTELYRKATQGDLPRQQKILGRIPMQALGQPEDIGWACAFLSSPAAKYINGQVLLVDGGGATGF
- a CDS encoding zinc-binding alcohol dehydrogenase family protein, with the protein product MKALVIDRIGHTAFRDSPSPEPGEGEVLVDVCHVGLCGSDLSTFTGANPLVDLPRVPGHEIGGRILSVGAGVAPEFRPGARVVINPYTACGQCPACKRDRPNACQFNQTLGVQRDGGLCDRITVPQSRLILTEALPDRLLPLVEPLSVGFHAVARGQVSAGDTVLVLGGGMIGVGAILGAQARGAKVIVSEISAAKSETLRKLGAQAVLNPLEVDLAQEVLDLTEGQGADVVIEAAGVAQTFRLAVDLAPFTGRIVYIGYTRGEVAYDTKFFNLKELDIRGSRNALPADFDAVIAVLTKQPQVADLLISKVFPFVQALEAFDYWLAQRDETFKILIDFGKGGSDGPATA
- a CDS encoding sugar ABC transporter substrate-binding protein, which gives rise to MTLTKLKAAAAATALSLMATTATFAADLRVAYTGYSTDNTFWIGVANAAAEEAKAMGVEFIDMTASSPDSAAQKDAVDRAIDMGVDGIIIGSVDNRAFDASLDAAAAKGIPVVAVDTGIDHSHISSLVQTDNLAAAGIAGDFIVSQIEGGKVLILGGSAGHQTGNARRDGVKNAAEAAGHEVIFHICDWQDACAFETTTNFLQSDPEITAIFSAWDPGALAAVSAAKALGKLDKLVIVGFDGNPANLVAIGEGEQTATIKQDNTRMGAESVRNLLAVIKGEAVPAVVPIDGILITADNVAEFQ
- a CDS encoding ABC transporter permease — encoded protein: MAEAQNSSTAVSNPGATSRWLERLRHEVMQVWQVIAALALIYLVFFVLSPPFRSFDTLLSIFGQASILAVLACGTTVVLISGGLDLSVGSIFAVVGVSVGIFLAEMELPVALAVVAGLGIGAGLGALNGLIQVATGVPAFIVTLGGLTAYKGLAEILASGRDLSRFPEAFQSIGAGYMVPMAIMFAAAILTGLFLTKTRLGLRAFAIGGNAEVARLAGVPVKKSRVYYYMLGGALAALAAIMEVAKLNFAMPARGQSYELFAIAAVVIGGTSLFGGRGGVGKTLIGMLIMQTITVGLSYLGVGTSYQRIAIGLIIIAAVYWDVWRRSTR
- a CDS encoding ATP-binding cassette domain-containing protein, which produces MAAQPVLEARGISKHYGGIKALDDVDLTLYEGEVLAVVGDNGAGKSTLIKALTGAIPRSGGTILFDGHEAQIDSPTDAKAAGIETVYQDLALVNEISITQNVFLGREILRDDWLGRLFGVVDFRKMDAEIRALFGKLDIRIADIYRDAQAFSGGQRQAVALSKTVMFGKRVAILDEPTAALGVRESQMAMDLVRSLKDHGLSVIMITHNMQHVLNYCDRVMVLRLGRLSAVRKVSEVDGDTLVGLITGTIAGDKTGGANHG